Proteins co-encoded in one Oncorhynchus tshawytscha isolate Ot180627B unplaced genomic scaffold, Otsh_v2.0 Un_scaffold_1349_pilon_pilon, whole genome shotgun sequence genomic window:
- the LOC112238139 gene encoding zinc finger protein 319 yields the protein MTEAWQQHAVAPPPTVVHNLPPGSDSALGCAVYGIVLQPDVASLQQQPQHGQQHAVPAQQPSLQVGGEGGHKCGACGHDISHLANPHEHQCMGTGDRSFQCTQCMKIFCQATDLLEHQCVQVEQKPFVCGVCKMGFSLLTSLAQHHNAHNNGNNPMKCSICEKTYRPGSGNNTPTSSAANPSTGEASSGGAACGASAPTAFEASGPDRPYKCSVCHKGFRHLSELSRHERVHTGEKPYKCDTCDKSFSQSSHLAHHQRTHSSERPYKCAVCEKCFKHRSHLVRHMYAHSGEHLFKCNLCEMHFKESSELLHHQCQPTVTLDRPFRCGSCGKGFKRPSDLRQHERTHSEERPFQCEECQMSFKQQYALVRHRRTHKNPADRPFKCNLCDKGFLQPSHLLYHQHVHGMESLFKCASCQKGFSQSGELLRHKCTGSGSASGSVTAATPAVEKPYKCDVCGKGYKKKSTLQRHQNSSCQEKPLKCSLCNRRFLSPSEFVTHRCDPSREKPLKCPDCEKRFKYSSELQRHRRVHTGEKPYKCSSCDKSFKQREHLVKHQAVHSREAQFKCVWCGERFVNLGALQEHTVQHTAEGGGYPTAPCIQ from the coding sequence ATGACTGAGGCGTGGCAGCAGCACGCAGTGGCCCCCCCACCCACCGTGGTGCACAACCTCCCCCCGGGCTCCGACAGCGCCCTGGGCTGTGCCGTGTACGGGATCGTCCTCCAGCCGGATGTGGCATCCCTCCAGCAGCAGCCCCAGCACGGCCAGCAGCATGCCGTACCCGCCCAGCAGCCTTCCCTACAGGTAGGAGGCGAGGGAGGGCACAAGTGCGGAGCCTGCGGCCATGACATATCCCACCTAGCTAATCCACATGAGCACCAATGTATGGGGACCGGGGATCGGTCGTTCCAGTGTACCCAATGTATGAAGATCTTCTGCCAGGCCACTGATCTGTTGGAGCATCAGTGTGTACAGGTGGAGCAGAAGCCGTTTGTGTGTGGCGTGTGTAAGATGGGTTTCTCTTTGCTCACCTCGCTGGCACAGCACCACAACGCCCACAACAACGGCAACAACCCCATGAAGTGTTCCATCTGTGAGAAGACCTACCGCCCAGGTTCTGGCAAcaacacccccacctcctccgCAGCCAACCCGTCCACCGGCGAGGCCTCCAGTGGCGGGGCAGCGTGCGGAGCGTCAGCCCCTACGGCGTTTGAGGCTTCGGGACCAGACAGGCCCTACAAGTGCTCGGTGTGCCACAAGGGCTTTCGGCATCTGTCTGAGCTGTCGCGACACGAGCGGGTGCACACGGGAGAAAAGCCTTACAAGTGTGACACCTGTGACAAGAGCTTCAGCCAGTCCTCTCACCTGGCCCACCACCAGCGCACCCACAGCTCAGAGCGGCCCTACAAGTGTGCCGTCTGTGAAAAGTGCTTCAAGCACCGCTCACACCTCGTGCGCCACATGTACGCCCATTCCGGCGAGCACCTGTTCAAGTGCAATTTGTGCGAGATGCACTTCAAGGAGTCGTCGGAGCTGCTGCACCACCAGTGCCAGCCCACAGTGACGTTGGACAGGCCGTTCCGCTGCGGCTCGTGCGGGAAGGGCTTCAAGCGGCCTTCGGATCTGCGGCAGCACGAACGCACGCACTCCGAGGAACGCCCGTTCCAGTGCGAGGAGTGCCAGATGAGCTTCAAGCAGCAGTACGCCCTCGTTCGTCACCGCCGCACTCACAAGAACCCGGCTGACCGGCCTTTTAAGTGTAACCTATGTGACAAGGGTTTCCTGCAGCCCTCCCACCTGCTGTACCACCAGCACGTCCATGGCATGGAGAGCCTGTTCAAGTGTGCTTCCTGCCAGAAAGGCTTCAGCCAATCCGGTGAACTGCTCCGGCACAAATGCACCGGCTCAGGGTCGGCGTCTGGCTCCGTGACCGCGGCCACGCCGGCGGTGGAGAAGCCCTACAAGTGTGACGTGTGTGGCAAAGGCTACAAGAAGAAGTCGACGCTCCAGCGCCACCAGAACTCCAGCTGTCAGGAGAAGCCGCTGAAGTGCTCCCTGTGCAACCGACGCTTCCTGTCGCCGTCTGAGTTCGTGACGCACCGCTGCGACCCGTCACGGGAGAAGCCCCTGAAGTGCCCCGACTGCGAGAAGCGCTTCAAGTATTCCTCGGAGCTGCAACGGCATCGCCGCGTTCACACCGGGGAGAAGCCTTACAAGTGCTCCAGCTGCGACAAGAGCTTCAAACAGAGGGAGCACCTGGTGAAGCACCAGGCGGTGCACTCGCGGGAAGCCCAGTTTAAGTGCGTGTGGTGCGGGGAGCGTTTTGTGAACCTGGGAGCCCTCCAGGAGCACACGGTCCAGCACACTGCAGAAGGAGGCGGTTATCCCACAGCCCCGTGTATACAGTGA